Part of the Zingiber officinale cultivar Zhangliang chromosome 8A, Zo_v1.1, whole genome shotgun sequence genome, ctctatcataactaggagttgattaaaataattaacctaagtttaattaaaaaaattgaaatccgACACCACTCGCGAGCCTGCATGACTTCGGCGCTGTCGCGGGGTTGCATGACCAGCCATGGTCACAGGGATTGCGTGACTCCTTCGGCGCGACCACGTTGGTCGTGCGTCCCCTTTGCAGTGACCGCAGGGTCGCACGATACCTCCGCGGTGACAACGGAAGGATTATGCAACCCCTCCGCTACTGTTGCAGGATTGAGCGACCCCTCCGCTGTAACCACGGGGTCATGCAACACGTCGCACCTGTCATGGGTCTGGTGCGGGGGTCGTGCCGGTGTCGGTCGCCAAGCGGAACGAGACGTTTCGACCGTTTCGGCATGACACTTtaaatcatgaaaaaaaaattaatattttttaaataaatattattagaaatatttaattttattagttatagtAAAAGGTGGAATTTGCCACCCTAACAACCCAACACGTTCGACTTTATAAGCATTTGTAaggagataaatcgggaagctGCAGTTGGTCACTGCTGGGAGAGCATTTTTTTTGGTTTTGTCGAGATTCGACACCTTGCCCATTGTAGCAATATCTATTATGTATTAGTCAACTCAACTATGTCTCTTGGGcaacatttatttttattagtaaaatttaaaagggcAATTTCATATATTGCCAATGATTATTTATACAATTGGAAGCAGTGGTCAACTAAGCAATAATTTTATCTTATGtcaaacctaaaaaataaaaaatattttatattaactaatttagaaacaagtaataaattattgtaatactattaatatacattttaattacaatttttgttttaaaaaaaatatcaattatttttaACTTCGAGGAAGGAAAGTCTTGACATAGCGGTAAAATTATTGTGTGACCTAGAGGAAATAGATTTGAGTACTAGATATAGTCACTACTTATAATATACTCTTCCTCGAAATCTCTTATTGATGGGAGCTTCGTGAACTAAACTgtctttttatcaattttaactttgataaattattaataaaatttatttagtcaaaaatatttagcTAGAAAATATCGACGGTGAATTATTAAAaaagtgaaagaaaaataaaatttaagaaagaaataatattACAATATAAATATgcttttaattttgaaaagtatttttataaaaacatattaattaagtataatcaataaatatttttaatttattaacaaaatttaattttgattaataaattaaattttcaacaataaaaaatttaaaattactaattaaattttaataaaaaataaaaataaattaccaaccaaatctaattttaatagtaaaaaattaaaattatcaattaaatctaacacgagtaaaaaaaaataaaaaccatccagatttaatctataaaaaatttaaaaattttgaccaaatatagtttagctagtaaaaaattaaaactaccgATAAAAATAAATCtcgactaaaatttattttaactataattttaaatatttaatatctaaactcatatgtttttaaattaatattcatatttaatttatatatatatatatataatttgtggGCCCCAATATAAtaggggccctaggcataggtcttaatggcctatgccttgagccggCCCTGGATACATGGCCCCTGCGTACGGATCACTGATAATACCAGAAATCTAGCATCTCATGATttcaacataatttttaaaaaaaatcttataaataTATCATAGGATCTAACTATGAATGCTTAGGTAGGATATTACTAGCTTACACGCTTGGAGACAAATTCAAGTTCATCTTCTTGTAAACGAAAGCATTCATGTTAGTTGCTGGCTTTTTATTTGTtgtgaattttttaaatatattaaattttatataaaaggtAGTAAATCAAATCGTagactatttttaaaatatatatttgccTAAAAATAATCGAATACTAATCTTCTTTTCTCTAATACCGCTAAATATATATTTGTGAAGAAAACATTTCGATGAATGATATATAAGTTGAGGTATTATAATTCGATAGCATTCAATTTCATCTCTACGATCAGCAGATTTCACTTTATTAACTTAGAGTCAAACAAGCGATGATATTTTAAACGACAACCTTCAGTTGCCATTATATTTGTATAAGTGATGCGAATGTAGCTAGCTCAATGATAATGTTAAGGGATGAAGGAAAATTAAGAACGAGTGTATCCATGAAGTAAAATCATACACATTAATCACCTTGATAAATTTTGGTAACTGTTGGATGTATATCAACATATTCTTCTAGGTACTAAACGAGAGACAAAATTGGTAAAGTGGTTAACAATTTGACAGCAGAGATACCTCATTGCCCACTGAGGTAGATGATCATTAAACCACAAGGCCATGGagattacaaaaaaaaaactccATTCCATGCTCATATCGGGAGTTCTATTAACAATCTACCTCTACCGGAGTGGTTTGTGACTTTCCGACTTAAGTGCTATAGCAAGCCTCGACTAAAATCGTATGCACTCAGCAAAGCCTTCGAATGAGGATTTGGATATCTAAGAGTTGGACCATTCCCATATGAGTTCGTAAGGTCGGGGTAAATCCTCCTCCATCTTTGGCTTCTCTTCTGCTGGAAGACATAAGTTTGAGTTTCTTCTGAAAACAGCAATTTGGGAAGCAAAACCAGGCTCCACGTCGGCTAATCCACCCACCCCACTGAATTCAACATGGTAGTTATGCCTGGCCGAAAGGTCAATGGCCCAGTGCTCGAACTGCTCCCTCGTCCACTCGAACCTGTGGTCGTGGTTGCGGAACTTGCATGGTGTTGTTTTCTCTTCCATAGTTGGTGCAGCTGACCTCTGCAGAATGGGATTGTATTCGTAGTTGGGTGTCGAAACGATCAGTATTCTAGGACAGAAAGTGCCTAATGCGATATTGCCAAACAGAGATGCTTGATCTTCATCCATATGCTCAATTACCTGCATTCAAATAATTCGATGGATAAGAGATTATGCAGCTAATAGTCAAGACACCAGCTAAATAGTAGCGGTTAATCATTAATATAAGCATTCTATTGTCAGCTATAATTTTACTTGTTCGGACTATTTTCCATTTGCTCAACATTTTCATCATCCTTGGGATCGTTCTtctaatacaacaacaacaaccaagctttttcccactaggtggggtcggctgtatgaatatACTTCAAAAATGAACAACATGATCAAGAAATTCCATCCGAATACAGATACAGTGAGTCCTAATTACTGCATATTATGTTGGTCCCATCTCATAATGACAAGAACAGTGAAGAGAAAACCTCTATGTCAGCTCACCGAATCTAAACTCAACAGGATGTGTCTTACGTAATTTTTGTCTCatgaaaaatttaaaatggaGGAATCTAAATATTTAGTACCTCTAAGCAAGTGCCAATATCAAATCCAAAAACATGGGAGTCGGGAACTGTGATTGATCCATAATAAAGAACAGCATGTTTGATGCTTGACATGCCTGAAATTTGACTTAGCTTTTGGTGAATAATCTGGAAATTGGAAAAACCAGAAAGTTTAAGTGACTGGAAATACAATCGACAGAGAAAGATGAAAAACATTCTTAAAGTTCAAACTTGAGCATGACATTCGTATACACTACTAGAATCTGAAAAGACTTTCACAGTTTGTGTCCATAAATTCAGCTTGTATAGACAGCGACAACAGACATAACGTGATACCTTTGCAGCGCGTGTTAGGCCCTTTCGAGAGATATCCACGCCAACAATCTTCTCTAAAGACGTTGCATGATCCAACAAAGAATCAAGAAGGCTACCAGATCCGCATCCAAAATCCACCTTCATTAGGAAATACTGTCAAATCTTTTATTATGGAAAACAAAAGGATGTTAACTTGCACAAGCATTAAAATTTGAAAACCTTGACAAGAAAAGGGAACATAGTAAAGTAGTACCAAAGTGGCAGCACTCGACTCGTTAATGTGCTTAACTGCAAACATAACCCGCTGCTTCGAAAGAGAAGGATTGAAAAACGCTTGTTCCATTCTGTCTTCCAATGGTTCAGCTACCCGTAAAACCTTCAGCGTGTACTCCAACAAGCAGTTGTCTATGATAAGTATAACAAATTTTGGTCGTCACTAAAGAAGTTTGACAATATAGATGTCATGTTATGACTCCAAGTAAGATCAATAATGTAATTACATCCATTCTTGGAGTGAAAAGGTAGAGGTAAAAATAAGAAgggaaattatattttaaatattgaaaaaattataaaaatgaagATAGTATGAATAGGGACAAAATAGCTAAAATCGAGACAACAATTATAAACTTAGCAAAGTGAGGAAACTGTATCATAAGTTTGATTGGAATCTAGGAATTAAGAACGTGGAGGAAACTATTTATTGGATTGCGAAGGCTACAGATAGGAGATATAGAGACTTAGGCAATGTTAAATGcataaaagattaaaaaaaaaacaatttgacaaaaatgcaattaaataagatGAAATCAAAGTTTGATACACTGTTTAATGATTCAATGGATAATTTAATTCTGAAAATTAAAAACTATGGTAGATTTGAGAAATATAGCTTTGTTCCTAATGATAGATCATGtgatcttaaattttttttttaaagaaaatcacAGCACGTGAAAAAGTGCAGATTTACTTGATATTCCTATTGAAGTTTGTGATCAAGGTGTAATTCAGGTAACTAAGTCggtcaataaaaaataataataataagatgcCTGAAGAATGGAGAAAAGACTTGGTGCCTATTTATAAGAAGAAAGATGACGTACAATATTATTCTAATTATTGAAGTATCAAGTTGATGAGGCAtgctttgaaattttgaaaagaattatcAAGAGAACAATAGAAGGTGAGAGTAACACTTCCAGATCAATTTAGTTTCATATCTGGAAGAATAACCAtagaaattatttatttaataagacAACTAAAAAATGTATATTTATAGATAAAAAGGATTTCCATTGATTTTTATTGATCAGAAAAAGATGATAATAGAATTTCAAGACAACTATTTTAATGCATTTTGGAACAGATCGGAACATCTAATTATATTGATGTGAAAAATATGTGCAATAATGTTGTTACAGCTACTAGAAGTTATCTGGGATCCATTATTCAACATGAAAGAAAATTGTTGAAGATGTAATTAAtaggattaaaaaaataaatgatcCTTTTAGGAAATAACATATCCAAGAATTTAATATAGAAGAGATTAGAAAGCTAAGATGAATGTGTTAAGTTACTGGAAAAGATAAAACAAAATACTAATATTCAATATTAGGTGAAACTCCAGTGAGAGACTATATGTTACCAATCTAAAATAGTTGGCCTGATGGCTTGATGATTATGGTGATGATGATGATTGTTGACAAAAGAATTACAACTACAGAAAAAGGCTTAGAACTCACGAAGAGGCATTTCTAATAGATGTTTAGCAGTCTCGCCTGCTGCAACCAATATAACATCTCTAGAAGGAATGTCTGTAACAAATTGTGCAGTTTGGTTGACAGACAACTGAGTAACACATGCTTCAATCTGGTAAATTACAGCACCAGTCCCTACCTCAAACTCAAACTCATCTTTACTTTCTAAATAATATTTTTCAGGATCTCCTATCTTCACCAGTGCAACGGCACAACCAATACAAATCAAAGATCCATGTAATGGGAATATACCAGACTCTAGACCATCAATACTTAACATAACCATTCCATTCTCCAGTTTTCTGTCAGGATGATTCTTGCAGAATGACTCCAGTGAACTATTTTCAAGGCAGTAATTCTGCTTCAGTCCTAAGGTAGATAGATACAAAGAAAATTCCTTGCGGACATTTTCCACACTCACAGTAATACCATGAGCAGATCCAAAAGAGGATAATGTCTCAACAGGAATATCTAATTGTTTAAAATACTTATCAAACCAAAGAAGAACTCTTAGTGCAGAAGAGTGAATGACATCAGATTCTTTCCTGTTAGTATCAGCAAAAGAACCCTCAAGTATTAATTGCATTTTTCTCGACAGGATCTTTACTTTGCATCTGAAAATATCAGAATTATCCAGGTTCCTGTGGCCAACATCAAGTCGATCTCCTCCTATTTTATCAATTACTTCAGTTGAGCTCAGTGGACTAGATGTCACTAGAGTATGTGATACAGAAGATTCTGTGTCATTACTTGTAACAGAGAAAACAGGCTCCAGTAACCTATGTTGATGACAAAATGCACTGAGAAGATCTTTTGGGGTAGGACCCCTCCAATTTGAACGCCCAGTGTATTCAGTGGGTAACTCAGATACAAGAATTGCCTCTCTGGATAACTTGTAATACCCATCAGGGACCTTAGCAAGAAGCATTCTGAAAAACCAAAATCAGTACAATATATTCTAAAGAATAATGATACTTTGTTGGAGAGACTGAATATAAATAAAAGCCAATTTTACATCCCCCAGAAAGTCATATGACAACAAAACAAGCTAGTAGTTATTAAAGAAAAATGAAACCTGGTGTCGATAGCAGATCACAAGCATAGTTTAAATAGCAGAATGGAGTAAAGGTCACAAAAGAGATATCAGGAACATGTGCAAATAAACAAATGGTCAACAAAAATTGGAATCTCATCTACCCAAATGATGCCAGTATTATATAACATGTCGAAATGATGGCTGAAGTCTGATGATTTTGGTTTAAACCCATAACATTTACCCATATAGATAAGTTCAGCCATATTCATGTAAATTGCTGATTTTGAAAAAGTGTAGTCAAGATATAGATTCTCTAACACCATATGATGCAAATTTAGCTACTAAAAAACTAAAGAAAATTTAGACAGGAGAAAAAGAATGAAACATGTAACAgaacaagaatgaaaaagaagCATCTGGTAAGCAAGACAAACCTATAATAAGAACAGATAGAGACATTTTCATGGTATAGACTGGTGGTCTTCCATGAGTATCCAATATTAGCTAAGATGGCATTTCCATAAATATATTGCCCTGAGAGATATGAAGCCCTTTGATTTAGCATCAACTCAACATTTCCTCTTGTGCGTCTATATAGATATGATGAGGCCTCACAGTAAGGAACGTGTGGCAAAGGGAAGTATAACTTCAGCTCAGAAGAAGCCTTGCCAACTGTCCTGAAATAGCAAAAATCTACGTAAGCAAGATTATCTATCATTAATATGCCAACTCTTGAAAAAAGGTATCGAAACTAGAAAAAACAATTTGCAGTATGTTTCAAACCTTGAGACAAGAATTTGAGAAGAATCCCTAACATTCAACTTCTGAGCAATTAAATCAAGGTAGTAATTATCATCAGAGACATCAAGAGTAAGTGGTTCAACATTTTCCTCGATGGAGCAGGGAATATGTAGTGATTGTATTTTTGTAAACCCAAGAGAATCTGAATCACAACTATTTACAGATGCTATAGTCTCAGGAGAATATGGAACTTTCTTCCAAATCCATAGTCCATCATCAGCAGTACACAATTCAGATGATTTTCTGGCAGCATTGAAAATAAGTGATGAAACCAAAAGAGGATCTGATTCTGCTTTACAGATAATGATTTTGCAAAGGTTATTAACCTTCACATCACATGAGGCAATGGCAGATATGGGAATCATACCAAAATGTTCTCTATTTGCTTTAAGTGCGACACCAAAATGCCCAATTAATGGATGAGATGATGAAAGGAACTGTCATAAGTTGTAAAATGTGTTAGTAGCTATAGACTCCAGATCCATGAAGAGAATGATAatgttaatgatttttttttaacatacatTCAAAGGGATTAACAGTTCACAGAAAGAAAAtcatagaaaaaaaaagaaatttagtcAACACCTAATAAATGAGTATATATCAAGAAAAAACAGAACGGTTCAGGGAAGATGATACCAAGCATTTCATACATTGTTTACAAGTTACATAATTGACCTATTCAAcaaattattcaaatttgatataAAATTACAGTAATTTACATAGCAAGAAAAATGGAACATATGATGGGACTTTCTTTTTAGCAATTACCAAAAAAAAGGCATTATTCAggagaaaatttaaatataacaAATGAAATCGAACCTACAAGAGAAATGATGGACTAAACTAGGGAACTAATAATGGCATGACAGCAATATTAATTTCTTACTCTCCAATCTGACTAAGACTACAATCAGGATGATGGGGCAAAATGAGTGagtcaccttttgccacaagATGACCAGGCAAAACAAATTGTGCTAATCCTATAGTGGTCATGGAAATATTGTTTGATTAGGATTCTAAAAGGCAGTAAAGAGAAAAATCAAAGTGATTTTAAGTAAAGAAGAACGGGGATTATGCTATATCATTCAGCAATGTGATTGGTTTGCTATTTTTCACATAAGTGATAGTGCATGTGCCACTATATAAGCTTCATTCAGAGTCAAAATTAGCATGATACTAACATATATAATCAGCATACTTAGTATGATACTAACATACATAATCAGCATACTTCTTGCAACCCAGAACAATTTTTAGATAAATTATGTTCTACGAAATTGCAAGGTTGTTCTGGCAAAAatacaaacataaaaaaatgTGGTCCACAGCTTACCCCATCAGTGAAAAAGCCAGAGATACGTTCAACTAATTCTTTTGATGCTTCCTCTGGAGTGGAATCACTTGTTGAAGGCTGAATATGCAGCTGCTAAGAACCAATAGTTAAACACAAAAACATCAAATAGCTAGATAAAGAAGCTTGTGTATCATCTGACAAACCTCTTCAGAACAAATTATAACACAAAACATATGCAAGAATACCTTTTTCCAACCATCAATAAATAGAATTCACAGAAATAAGGAAACGCAGCATAAGGCATATTATGGTAAAATGTTTTACCATGTATTATTACTATTATATAGAGCAGTGCTATCACAATCTTAGGACGCATTTAATTATCAAGAATAACACATAAATTTGCATGGTACATGCATAAGAGAACAGGAATAAGATGAGGTTTTACATAGTTTTCACCCCCAAGGCTGTCTATGTAGGAGAATAAATGCGATAAAATGAAACAACCAAATCAGTATATGAAACATTCACAGATTTAAGTTCACTATTTATGGTAATCAATGAATGACATTTCTACGCTAAATGAAACATTCTAGATCGCCAAAATGACTCTCATTAGTTTTTGATTGGGTAGTTAAGTTCACTATTTATGGTAATCAATGAATGGCATTTCTACACTAAATGAAACATTCTCAATCACCAAAATGACTCTCATTAGTTGTTTATTGGGTAACTCAATTTTTTTATGAAGAAACTATAAATTCATCTCAGTGTATTGAGGCCTATTACTAACTTGGCATACACTCTGTATAAAACATGCTTATTCTCACACTGAAAGATGTCTTTTTATTGCTGTAAGtctgaaaaaagaaaaatatctggAGGAAAGGAGGAAACAACAGCAAGACTGAACATACAGAATGGAAAGAATATAGCATGAAAGAAAATGTTGGGTATTTTATATAAATGGTTATGACATATAAGTGTCCTGCTCATTATAGATGTCACAATACCAACACAAAAGAACAACATTTAAGAATTTAGACTTTCAAATGTATACATAATCTTGTCAACAGAGGGCATACAGAGATGGAATGTAATCGGTTCCAAGTTGGGTAGGCATAAAAATAGGGCAGCACTCAGCTGTTGAAGTAGTTCAAGTTAAGAAGGCATCTATGCAGAGAAGAAAAACATATGGAAAAGGTGGAATCTATCTAAACATAGTAGCATCTTCAAATCTTTCAATTAAAcaaatcaaaaataataatacttAGGTGCCATGTCACTGTGCCCCAATAAAACTATTTAGGTTTAACATAATAAATCCATGTTATTATTAagcacaagaaaaaaaatatctgaATAAATATAACACAAGAAACGTGATTAAAGACAATCTTGGAATGATATGGAAGATCCTTTAAATTGATATGATGGACTATAACTttcttgtttttcataataagataGATAATGAAAGAAGTTAGATTTAATAAAAGCCCTTGCGCAACCATAGGTTTTTTTCTTCTCATCCCCTTAAGTCATTGTTATTCGAAGTTGATCCTCAAAACTTCATTGTCAAATAGTGGTCACGTCCTCACAATACAACCATGAGAAAGAACTCACGACCAGTATTCTCCTGTCACATGATCAAggaaaataataaatcaaaacattCTAAGTATTCATGGGTTTTTAGAGCTAAGCCACATAAGCTTAATTCTCTCGTCACTCTGTTTACGACTCCTCCAAGCATCAATCTAACAAATAGCTGTGTAGTTTTATTGAATGAAATTATCAACATAAAATGATGACGCAAGTTATCTAAATGAGCATAGAGAATTGCCATACTTTTTCAACAGCAATTCTTGCAGCAGACTGCTCAGCATCTTTCTTTCTACTGAATGGTTCAGAAGTAACAGAGAGACCTGGTAGATCCAGATGACACCGATATAAAATCTTTGCCTGCTGTGGAATGGTCAATCCAGGGCAACCATTCTCAACATCTTCCTTTACTTCCTCAATCCTATAATTTGCAGAACTACCAAATTTCTGATGAATCACAGCCTTAGGTGTAATTACTGGTCGTTTTATGGAAAGCCCTGGTTGTTCTGGATATTCCATAATAACCTTGATTTTTTTATCACAACCATAAATATTCTCAAGTTAGTGACAAACCAAACTAGTAGTTCCCAGGTAAACATCCAAACAAACCAAACTTCATCACCA contains:
- the LOC122009385 gene encoding small RNA 2'-O-methyltransferase-like isoform X1, which codes for MRKRWGDPFNTASITNKSISGKHFPCFEIFEIGANPSVSVEEFPQPSETVIMEYPEQPGLSIKRPVITPKAVIHQKFGSSANYRIEEVKEDVENGCPGLTIPQQAKILYRCHLDLPGLSVTSEPFSRKKDAEQSAARIAVEKQLHIQPSTSDSTPEEASKELVERISGFFTDGFLSSSHPLIGHFGVALKANREHFGMIPISAIASCDVKVNNLCKIIICKAESDPLLVSSLIFNAARKSSELCTADDGLWIWKKVPYSPETIASVNSCDSDSLGFTKIQSLHIPCSIEENVEPLTLDVSDDNYYLDLIAQKLNVRDSSQILVSRTVGKASSELKLYFPLPHVPYCEASSYLYRRTRGNVELMLNQRASYLSGQYIYGNAILANIGYSWKTTSLYHENVSICSYYRMLLAKVPDGYYKLSREAILVSELPTEYTGRSNWRGPTPKDLLSAFCHQHRLLEPVFSVTSNDTESSVSHTLVTSSPLSSTEVIDKIGGDRLDVGHRNLDNSDIFRCKVKILSRKMQLILEGSFADTNRKESDVIHSSALRVLLWFDKYFKQLDIPVETLSSFGSAHGITVSVENVRKEFSLYLSTLGLKQNYCLENSSLESFCKNHPDRKLENGMVMLSIDGLESGIFPLHGSLICIGCAVALVKIGDPEKYYLESKDEFEFEVGTGAVIYQIEACVTQLSVNQTAQFVTDIPSRDVILVAAGETAKHLLEMPLHNCLLEYTLKVLRVAEPLEDRMEQAFFNPSLSKQRVMFAVKHINESSAATLVDFGCGSGSLLDSLLDHATSLEKIVGVDISRKGLTRAAKIIHQKLSQISGMSSIKHAVLYYGSITVPDSHVFGFDIGTCLEVIEHMDEDQASLFGNIALGTFCPRILIVSTPNYEYNPILQRSAAPTMEEKTTPCKFRNHDHRFEWTREQFEHWAIDLSARHNYHVEFSGVGGLADVEPGFASQIAVFRRNSNLCLPAEEKPKMEEDLPRPYELIWEWSNS